One Candidatus Sulfurimonas baltica DNA segment encodes these proteins:
- a CDS encoding helix-turn-helix transcriptional regulator — translation MGYKHDYDKILTRLTMILARLNDGESLSVKELSEEFNVSSKTIQRDFNERLSAFHIYQDKRKWKMQDGFSIEKTKSLQEQLVLDIIEKITEGIGGKFATTSHKLLSKIKNEDFNPIYTKLNIEDISDKFNEIQVIEKAIKDKTELECSYENEREGVFKATIQPLKIVNYEGFWYLVAFRDERIQKYYIKTLSNIQPTTQTFETDDEIEELLENSINIWFKADIEPFKVRIYADKIATKYFKRRALPTQTIETLSQDGTMEFNVKITDEMEIIPIIKYWIPHLRVLEPEWINDIIDEELKIYFNNRELNSDRS, via the coding sequence GTGGGATATAAACACGACTATGACAAGATTTTAACTAGACTTACAATGATTTTAGCAAGGCTCAACGATGGAGAATCTTTGTCTGTTAAGGAGTTATCTGAGGAATTTAATGTTAGTTCTAAAACTATTCAAAGAGACTTTAATGAAAGACTATCAGCTTTTCATATTTATCAAGACAAAAGAAAATGGAAAATGCAAGATGGCTTTAGCATTGAGAAAACTAAATCACTTCAGGAACAGTTAGTTTTAGACATCATAGAAAAAATAACCGAGGGGATTGGTGGTAAATTCGCCACAACTTCACATAAGCTACTATCTAAAATCAAAAATGAAGATTTCAATCCAATCTATACAAAATTAAACATAGAAGACATAAGTGACAAGTTTAATGAAATTCAGGTTATCGAAAAAGCAATAAAAGATAAAACTGAATTAGAGTGCAGTTATGAAAATGAAAGAGAAGGAGTATTCAAAGCAACGATACAACCTCTTAAAATAGTAAATTATGAAGGCTTTTGGTATTTAGTTGCATTTAGAGATGAGCGTATACAAAAATACTACATTAAGACGCTTTCAAATATACAGCCTACTACTCAAACTTTTGAAACAGATGATGAGATAGAAGAGCTTTTAGAAAACTCTATAAACATCTGGTTTAAAGCAGACATAGAACCATTTAAAGTGAGAATATATGCTGATAAAATTGCGACAAAGTATTTTAAACGCAGAGCCTTACCCACACAAACGATAGAAACACTAAGCCAAGACGGCACAATGGAATTTAATGTTAAGATAACTGATGAAATGGAGATAATACCAATAATCAAATATTGGATACCTCATTTAAGGGTATTAGAGCCTGAATGGATTAATGATATAATTGATGAGGAATTGAAGATTTATTTTAATAATAGGGAGTTAAATAGTGATAGAAGCTGA